The following are from one region of the Colius striatus isolate bColStr4 chromosome Z, bColStr4.1.hap1, whole genome shotgun sequence genome:
- the TRMT10B gene encoding tRNA methyltransferase 10 homolog B isoform X1: MAGGGADGGCLAADPEGEAAVALEALRLLRIEPSAVGPGAESVSGAAQCSRNALRKRRRWERVLAAKKSKRRQERERCRARRAGAAGRDGGRVPAALAKERLLEARASGPRLCVDLGMADRMTQKETSRLASQIRRLYGANRRAEKPFWLCLTEFVVGSLIYEECFRMNDGFSNYLMDTTPESYLDLFPLDAIVYLTPDSENVLEDIDPSKVYVLGGLVDESIHKKLTLQRAQEQSLQTARLPIREYMVKTVNTKNYHSETLAINQVFDVLSTYYETQSWPAALKAGVSSGKGYMLPDAVK, translated from the exons atggcgggcggcggcgcggatGGCGGCTGCTTGGCGGCGGACCCGGAGGGGGAGGCGGCCGTGGCTCTCGAGGCTCTGCGTCTGCTGCGGATCGAGCCCTCGGCCGTCGGCCCCGGCGCGGAGAGCGTGAGCGGCGCGGCGCAGTGCTCG AGGAACGCGCTGCGGAAGCGGAGGCGCTGGGAGCGGGTGCTGGCGGCCAAGAAGAGCAAGCGGCGGCAGGAGCGGGAGCGGTGCAGGGCCCGGCGGGCAG GCGCTGCCGGCCGCGACGGCGGGAGGGTCCCAGCCGCCCTCGCGAAGGAACGGCTTCTGGAGGCCCGCGCGTCGGGGCCCCGGCTCTGCGTGGACCTCGGCATGGCTGACCGCATGACACAGAAG GAAACGAGCCGCCTTGCCTCCCAGATCAGGAGACTCTACGGGGCGAACAGGCGGGCTGAGAAGCCGTTTTGGCTCTGTCTGACGGAGTTTGTGGTGGGCTCGTTGATTTATGAGGAGTGTTTTCGTATGAATGATGGCTTCTCCAATTATTTG ATGGACACAACTCCAGAAAGTTACCTGGACCTGTTTCCTTTAGATGCAATTGTTTATCTCACTCCTGACTCCGAGAATG TCCTTGAAGATATTGATCCAAGTAAAGTGTACGTCCTCGGAGGCCTGGTGGATGAAAGTATTCACAAG AAGCTGACTCTGCAAAGGGCACAAGAGCAGTCCTTGCAAACGGCCCGCCTCCCAATCCGTGAGTATATGGTGAAAACAGTGAACACCAAGAACTACCACTCAGAGACACTGGCAATTAATCAAG TCTTTGATGTCTTATCAACTTACTATGAGACCCAAAGCTGGCCAGCAGCCTTGAAAGCAGGAGTATCTTCTGGAAAAGGCTACATGCTACCAGATGCAGTGAAATAA
- the TRMT10B gene encoding tRNA methyltransferase 10 homolog B isoform X2, translating to MAGGGADGGCLAADPEGEAAVALEALRLLRIEPSAVGPGAESVSGAAQCSRNALRKRRRWERVLAAKKSKRRQERERCRARRAGAAGRDGGRVPAALAKERLLEARASGPRLCVDLGMADRMTQKETSRLASQIRRLYGANRRAEKPFWLCLTEFVVGSLIYEECFRMNDGFSNYLMDTTPESYLDLFPLDAIVYLTPDSENVLEDIDPSKVYVLGGLVDESIHKVLPRSSTRLRETAAVGLKYALGQCNDVHPRHLQSLMSYQLTMRPKAGQQP from the exons atggcgggcggcggcgcggatGGCGGCTGCTTGGCGGCGGACCCGGAGGGGGAGGCGGCCGTGGCTCTCGAGGCTCTGCGTCTGCTGCGGATCGAGCCCTCGGCCGTCGGCCCCGGCGCGGAGAGCGTGAGCGGCGCGGCGCAGTGCTCG AGGAACGCGCTGCGGAAGCGGAGGCGCTGGGAGCGGGTGCTGGCGGCCAAGAAGAGCAAGCGGCGGCAGGAGCGGGAGCGGTGCAGGGCCCGGCGGGCAG GCGCTGCCGGCCGCGACGGCGGGAGGGTCCCAGCCGCCCTCGCGAAGGAACGGCTTCTGGAGGCCCGCGCGTCGGGGCCCCGGCTCTGCGTGGACCTCGGCATGGCTGACCGCATGACACAGAAG GAAACGAGCCGCCTTGCCTCCCAGATCAGGAGACTCTACGGGGCGAACAGGCGGGCTGAGAAGCCGTTTTGGCTCTGTCTGACGGAGTTTGTGGTGGGCTCGTTGATTTATGAGGAGTGTTTTCGTATGAATGATGGCTTCTCCAATTATTTG ATGGACACAACTCCAGAAAGTTACCTGGACCTGTTTCCTTTAGATGCAATTGTTTATCTCACTCCTGACTCCGAGAATG TCCTTGAAGATATTGATCCAAGTAAAGTGTACGTCCTCGGAGGCCTGGTGGATGAAAGTATTCACAAG GTTCTGCCTCGATCCAGCACCAGGCTGAGAGAGACTGCAGCAGTTGGGCTGAAATATGCCCTGGGACAATGCAATGATGTGCATCCTAGACACTTGCAG TCTTTGATGTCTTATCAACTTACTATGAGACCCAAAGCTGGCCAGCAGCCTTGA
- the TRMT10B gene encoding tRNA methyltransferase 10 homolog B isoform X3: MAGGGADGGCLAADPEGEAAVALEALRLLRIEPSAVGPGAESVSGAAQCSRNALRKRRRWERVLAAKKSKRRQERERCRARRAGAAGRDGGRVPAALAKERLLEARASGPRLCVDLGMADRMTQKETSRLASQIRRLYGANRRAEKPFWLCLTEFVVGSLIYEECFRMNDGFSNYLMDTTPESYLDLFPLDAIVYLTPDSENVLEDIDPSKVYVLGGLVDESIHKVLPRSSTRLRETAAVGLKYALGQCNDVHPRHLQVCAHWAPCPCFPCRS; this comes from the exons atggcgggcggcggcgcggatGGCGGCTGCTTGGCGGCGGACCCGGAGGGGGAGGCGGCCGTGGCTCTCGAGGCTCTGCGTCTGCTGCGGATCGAGCCCTCGGCCGTCGGCCCCGGCGCGGAGAGCGTGAGCGGCGCGGCGCAGTGCTCG AGGAACGCGCTGCGGAAGCGGAGGCGCTGGGAGCGGGTGCTGGCGGCCAAGAAGAGCAAGCGGCGGCAGGAGCGGGAGCGGTGCAGGGCCCGGCGGGCAG GCGCTGCCGGCCGCGACGGCGGGAGGGTCCCAGCCGCCCTCGCGAAGGAACGGCTTCTGGAGGCCCGCGCGTCGGGGCCCCGGCTCTGCGTGGACCTCGGCATGGCTGACCGCATGACACAGAAG GAAACGAGCCGCCTTGCCTCCCAGATCAGGAGACTCTACGGGGCGAACAGGCGGGCTGAGAAGCCGTTTTGGCTCTGTCTGACGGAGTTTGTGGTGGGCTCGTTGATTTATGAGGAGTGTTTTCGTATGAATGATGGCTTCTCCAATTATTTG ATGGACACAACTCCAGAAAGTTACCTGGACCTGTTTCCTTTAGATGCAATTGTTTATCTCACTCCTGACTCCGAGAATG TCCTTGAAGATATTGATCCAAGTAAAGTGTACGTCCTCGGAGGCCTGGTGGATGAAAGTATTCACAAG GTTCTGCCTCGATCCAGCACCAGGCTGAGAGAGACTGCAGCAGTTGGGCTGAAATATGCCCTGGGACAATGCAATGATGTGCATCCTAGACACTTGCAGGTTTGTGCACACTGGGCACCTTGTCCTTGTTTCCCTTGCAGAAGCTGA